One window of the Flavobacteriaceae bacterium YJPT1-3 genome contains the following:
- a CDS encoding methyltransferase domain-containing protein, with protein sequence MKTWMIFGVLITLGLQSCQGQATSNDGVYTYKSGDPNGINKWYQGRQIARVMGYQGMSWLERPEREEEEKTSRLLENMNIQVDDTLADIGAGSGYHVFKMAPKASEGLIYAVDIQEEMLQAMRSKKQELGISNVRLIQGGEQSVNLPLNAVDKVLMVDVYHEFSHPAELLQSIKEALRADGRIYLIEYRGEDPSIPIKPIHKMTEKQAVKEFQAAGFKLQQNIDNLPWQHCMIFVKA encoded by the coding sequence ATGAAAACGTGGATGATTTTCGGTGTCCTGATCACCCTGGGATTACAATCCTGTCAGGGGCAGGCAACCAGCAATGACGGAGTGTACACCTATAAATCGGGGGATCCTAATGGCATCAACAAATGGTATCAAGGCCGACAGATCGCCCGGGTAATGGGCTATCAGGGCATGAGCTGGTTGGAACGCCCGGAACGGGAAGAGGAAGAAAAAACGAGTCGGCTGCTGGAAAACATGAATATTCAAGTGGACGATACCCTGGCCGATATCGGTGCCGGTTCCGGTTATCACGTTTTTAAAATGGCACCCAAAGCGAGCGAGGGACTTATTTATGCAGTCGATATTCAGGAAGAAATGCTCCAGGCGATGCGCTCGAAAAAACAGGAATTGGGAATTTCGAATGTCCGACTGATCCAAGGTGGGGAACAGTCGGTGAATCTCCCATTGAATGCTGTTGACAAGGTTTTGATGGTGGATGTCTATCACGAATTCAGTCATCCCGCGGAGCTCTTGCAGAGCATTAAAGAGGCACTTCGTGCTGACGGACGGATCTACCTGATTGAATACCGCGGAGAAGATCCCTCCATTCCCATCAAACCCATCCATAAAATGACCGAAAAGCAGGCGGTCAAAGAATTTCAAGCCGCCGGATTCAAGCTCCAGCAGAACATCGATAATCTGCCCTGGCAACATTGTATGATTTTTGTAAAGGCCTGA